From the Deltaproteobacteria bacterium genome, one window contains:
- a CDS encoding DUF4282 domain-containing protein, which produces MRDLLFFDKMLTPKIITIVYWLILLGVALGALTTIFGGGFTIGKFFMGLIGAAFGALFARIWCELMIVLFKMNEALQEIRNK; this is translated from the coding sequence ATGAGAGACCTTCTGTTTTTCGACAAGATGTTGACGCCTAAAATCATAACAATTGTCTACTGGCTGATTCTGCTGGGGGTCGCATTAGGAGCATTGACCACGATATTCGGAGGCGGGTTCACCATTGGAAAATTCTTCATGGGTTTGATTGGCGCAGCCTTTGGAGCGCTATTTGCCCGAATATGGTGCGAATTGATGATCGTGCTCTTCAAGATGAACGAGGCCCTGCAGGAAATACGTAACAAGTAA